The following coding sequences are from one Amphiprion ocellaris isolate individual 3 ecotype Okinawa chromosome 19, ASM2253959v1, whole genome shotgun sequence window:
- the jpt2 gene encoding jupiter microtubule associated homolog 2 translates to MTSTNMFQGLDSASKPSSRVLQPPGGGSSNVFGGYEDDSAAMRRPNKMASKVFAAPEEPQSVPKRSNPPGGKSSGIFGEPEAPAQPRRPVPPGGPTSNIFGAAESASVQSPSRSHPNKPKDNLSVGPEPESPAPEPKVSLPEVKEEPAPPAPAPAKEEPAPVSAPPAPAAPAAPAAPEPTSTSTPDDALLKNHEPRLGPKPRSHNRVLNPPGGKSSVVFY, encoded by the exons ATGACTTCGACGAACATGTTTCAGGGGTTGGATTCGGCCTCAAAACCAAGctcaag aGTGTTGCAGCCTCCTGGGGGTGGCTCCAGTAACGTGTTTGGTGGCTATGAAGATGATTCTGCAGCAATGAGAAGACCCAATAAGATGGCCTCTAAAGTTTTCGCTGCACCAGAAGAGCCCCAGAGTGTACCGAAACGCTCCAATCCTCCAG GTGGGAAGAGTAGTGGAATATTTGGTGAACCTGAAGCTCCAGCTCAACCACGGAGACCTGTGCCCCCAGGAGGACCAACCAGTAACATATTTGGGGCTGCAGAAAGTGCGTCTGTCCAAAGCCCAAGCCGAAGCCACCCAAATAAGCCAAAG GACAATCTGAGTGTGGGACCTGAGCCTGAATCACCAG CACCTGAACCCAAAGTCAGCCTGCCTGAGGTCAAGGAAGAACCTGCCCCTCCAGCTCCTGCACCAGCCAAGGAGGAGCCTGCTCCTGTGTCAGCCCCTCCAGCCCCTGCAGCCCCTGCAGCACCTGCAGCACCTGAGCCCACCTCCACCTCGACTCCTGACGATGCTTTGCTGAAGAACCATGAGCCTCGCCTTGGACCCAAGCCTCGCTCTCACAACAGGGTCCTCAACCCCCCTGGAGGAAAGTCTAGTGTGGTATTCTACTGA